The proteins below are encoded in one region of Roseovarius bejariae:
- a CDS encoding zinc-finger domain-containing protein encodes MVTKAPESKLVDSYRVACDGGEGALGHPRVWLQIPHEHGWVECPYCDCKYIHRDFEGKVSGS; translated from the coding sequence ATGGTAACAAAGGCTCCGGAAAGCAAGCTAGTAGACAGCTATCGCGTCGCCTGCGACGGTGGCGAAGGGGCATTGGGCCATCCGCGCGTCTGGCTGCAAATCCCGCATGAGCACGGCTGGGTCGAATGCCCCTATTGCGATTGCAAATACATCCATCGTGACTTCGAGGGTAAAGTCAGCGGGAGCTGA
- a CDS encoding 5-oxoprolinase subunit B family protein has protein sequence MPKNWPRIRTVGVDGMLVSFGERLSEPANRAALAFRAAMEAKAWDGIEECSTSLVSAYVRFDPLYLSHEALRAQLERLCDSLDWYEAALPEGRKLWRIPTVYGTDLAPQLEEAAQAAGMTAEEAVASLSSTQVRVQTIGFAAGQPYLGELDEAWNIPRQTELTERVPEGALTVAIRQLVLFSVSTPTGWRHVGQTGFRLFRPESETPFVLRPGDEVIFAETDAEHLHNMRKGGPDGGATCEALT, from the coding sequence ATGCCCAAGAACTGGCCCCGCATCCGCACCGTGGGTGTGGACGGGATGCTGGTCAGTTTCGGGGAGCGTTTGAGCGAGCCGGCCAATCGCGCGGCGCTTGCCTTCCGTGCGGCCATGGAGGCCAAGGCATGGGACGGGATCGAGGAATGTTCGACCTCTCTGGTGTCGGCCTATGTGCGGTTCGATCCACTGTACCTGTCGCATGAGGCGTTGCGAGCGCAGTTGGAGCGGCTGTGCGATAGTCTGGATTGGTATGAGGCCGCCCTTCCAGAAGGCCGGAAATTATGGCGCATTCCCACGGTCTATGGCACCGATTTGGCCCCACAGCTTGAGGAAGCTGCGCAGGCGGCGGGGATGACGGCAGAAGAAGCCGTGGCCTCGCTATCCTCAACACAGGTCAGGGTGCAGACCATCGGTTTTGCCGCCGGACAGCCCTATCTGGGCGAGTTGGACGAGGCTTGGAACATCCCTCGGCAGACCGAACTCACCGAGCGCGTACCGGAAGGCGCTTTGACCGTGGCGATCCGGCAATTGGTGCTGTTCTCGGTCAGTACGCCCACGGGCTGGCGGCATGTGGGGCAAACCGGATTTCGCCTGTTTCGCCCCGAGAGCGAGACACCCTTTGTCCTGCGACCGGGGGACGAGGTGATTTTCGCCGAAACCGACGCCGAGCACCTGCACAACATGCGCAAGGGTGGCCCCGATGGCGGCGCGACCTGCGAGGCTCTGACATGA
- a CDS encoding YtoQ family protein gives MTLSIYLSGEIHTDWREQITEGAKGLDVTFNSPVTDHAASDDCGVEILGAEDDKYWHDHKGAMVNAIRTRKGIADADIVVVRFGEKYKQWNAAFDAGYAAALGKSLIILQQPEHDHALKEVDAAALAVARDPAQVVQILRYVLDGSLPA, from the coding sequence ATGACCCTGTCCATTTACCTTTCTGGTGAAATCCACACCGACTGGCGCGAACAGATCACCGAAGGGGCCAAGGGCCTTGATGTGACCTTCAACAGCCCGGTAACCGACCACGCTGCCAGCGACGATTGTGGCGTGGAGATTCTTGGGGCGGAAGACGACAAATATTGGCACGATCACAAGGGGGCCATGGTCAATGCCATCCGCACCCGCAAGGGGATTGCCGATGCCGATATCGTGGTGGTCCGCTTTGGCGAGAAGTACAAGCAATGGAATGCCGCCTTTGACGCGGGCTATGCCGCGGCACTTGGCAAGTCGCTGATCATCCTGCAACAGCCCGAGCATGACCATGCCTTGAAGGAGGTCGACGCCGCCGCCCTTGCCGTGGCGCGTGATCCCGCGCAGGTCGTGCAGATCCTGCGCTATGTTCTTGATGGCAGCCTTCCGGCCTAA
- a CDS encoding ion transporter, whose protein sequence is MTFRDKIGAVVDRRAVQNFILGVILFNAAILGLETSKPAMDLAGAIIVTLDKICLAIFVVEIAAKLTARGFGFFKRGWNIFDFVIVGISLIPAAQGLSVLRALRILRLLRVLSVTPSLRRVVEGLMSALPGMGSVFLLTGLIFYIAAVMATKLFGASFPEWFGTLGRSGYSLFQIMTLESWSMGIVRPVMEVYPYAWVFFVPFILVTTFAVVNLVVGLIVNSMQDAHHEEDVEKTDSYRDEVMARLDRIEAAIKTRD, encoded by the coding sequence ATGACATTTCGAGACAAGATAGGCGCGGTCGTCGATCGGCGCGCGGTGCAGAATTTCATCCTCGGCGTGATATTGTTCAACGCCGCGATTCTGGGGTTGGAAACCTCAAAACCGGCGATGGACCTAGCCGGGGCAATAATCGTCACACTCGACAAGATTTGCCTCGCGATCTTCGTGGTCGAGATTGCTGCAAAACTGACGGCACGCGGTTTCGGCTTTTTCAAACGCGGCTGGAATATCTTTGATTTCGTGATTGTCGGCATCTCGCTGATACCTGCGGCACAGGGGCTTTCCGTTCTTCGCGCGCTGCGTATCCTGCGTTTGCTCAGGGTGCTGTCGGTCACGCCCTCCCTGCGTCGTGTGGTTGAAGGGTTGATGAGCGCGCTGCCCGGTATGGGCTCGGTCTTTTTGCTGACGGGGCTGATTTTCTACATCGCCGCCGTGATGGCGACCAAACTCTTTGGCGCGTCCTTTCCTGAATGGTTCGGAACGCTCGGGCGCTCGGGTTATTCTCTCTTTCAGATCATGACGCTTGAATCATGGTCCATGGGGATCGTGCGCCCGGTGATGGAGGTCTATCCCTACGCTTGGGTCTTCTTCGTACCCTTCATTCTGGTCACGACCTTTGCCGTGGTGAACCTTGTCGTCGGTCTGATCGTGAATTCGATGCAAGACGCCCACCACGAGGAAGACGTTGAGAAAACCGACAGCTACAGGGATGAGGTCATGGCCCGGCTCGACCGGATCGAAGCGGCAATCAAGACTCGGGATTAG
- a CDS encoding TRAP transporter large permease encodes MIGYVSIGLLALLSLSIPVGIVLFLLGFGVDTFFSPFPLIRGLGNMVWSTSNNATLIAIPFFVMLGEILVRSGVAARTYAALDKWISWLPGGLVHANVATATMFSATSGSSVATAATVATVAMPQAEKLGYDPKLFSGAIAAGGTLGIMIPPSINLIVYGFLTQTSIPQLFLAGLVPGVGLAVAFIVITALICVIRPELGGERRTFPLAEMLRALVHLIPIILLFTVIIGTIYKGWATPTEAAAVGVAGAVAIAAVFGGVSVTMFYESILGTVKITSMIMLVVLGASFLNFTLASAGLGNELRQFLDGLGLTPLMTIFVIVGIYIVLGFFIETLSLMVVTIPIIVPLVVEMGYDPIWFGILMIVLIEMALITPPVGLNLYVVQGARQSGTMSDVMLGAIPYVVAMLLMAAALIAFPQIALYLPGALQ; translated from the coding sequence ATGATCGGCTATGTCTCCATCGGACTTCTGGCGTTGCTGAGCCTGTCGATTCCGGTTGGTATTGTTCTGTTCCTTCTGGGTTTTGGCGTCGACACCTTCTTTAGCCCTTTCCCCCTGATCCGGGGGCTTGGCAACATGGTCTGGTCGACGTCGAACAATGCCACGCTCATCGCCATTCCGTTCTTCGTGATGCTGGGCGAAATCCTCGTGCGTAGCGGCGTTGCCGCGCGGACCTATGCCGCGTTGGACAAGTGGATTTCGTGGCTGCCCGGTGGTCTGGTGCATGCCAATGTCGCCACGGCGACGATGTTTTCGGCCACGTCCGGCAGTTCGGTCGCCACGGCGGCGACGGTAGCCACGGTGGCCATGCCGCAGGCCGAGAAACTGGGCTATGATCCCAAGTTGTTTTCCGGGGCGATCGCGGCCGGGGGGACGCTTGGCATCATGATCCCGCCGTCGATCAACCTGATCGTCTACGGGTTCCTCACGCAAACCTCGATCCCGCAGCTTTTCTTGGCGGGACTTGTGCCGGGGGTCGGGCTTGCCGTGGCCTTTATCGTGATTACGGCGCTGATTTGCGTCATCCGCCCGGAACTGGGCGGGGAGCGGCGGACGTTCCCACTGGCCGAGATGCTGCGCGCGCTTGTGCACCTGATCCCGATCATCCTGCTGTTCACCGTCATCATCGGGACGATCTACAAAGGCTGGGCCACCCCGACCGAAGCCGCCGCCGTGGGCGTGGCCGGGGCCGTGGCGATCGCGGCGGTGTTCGGGGGTGTATCCGTCACGATGTTTTACGAAAGCATCCTTGGCACGGTGAAGATCACCTCGATGATCATGCTGGTGGTGCTGGGGGCCTCGTTCCTGAACTTCACACTGGCCTCGGCGGGCTTGGGCAACGAGTTGCGGCAATTCCTTGACGGCCTCGGCCTGACGCCGCTGATGACGATTTTCGTGATCGTGGGCATCTATATCGTACTGGGGTTCTTCATCGAGACGCTGTCACTCATGGTGGTGACGATCCCAATCATCGTGCCCTTAGTGGTCGAGATGGGCTATGACCCGATCTGGTTCGGTATACTGATGATCGTGCTGATCGAGATGGCGCTGATCACACCGCCCGTGGGCCTGAACCTTTACGTGGTGCAGGGTGCGCGGCAATCGGGAACCATGAGCGATGTCATGCTGGGCGCGATCCCGTATGTGGTGGCCATGCTGTTGATGGCGGCAGCCCTGATCGCCTTTCCGCAAATCGCTCTGTATCTGCCCGGGGCCTTGCAGTAG
- a CDS encoding LamB/YcsF family protein has product MTRTVDLNADMGESFGAWTMGDDPALLEVVTSANIACGMHAGDWDVMATTMRAAKANNVGIGAHPGFPDLQGFGRRRMHVPLDSLGNLVRYQLGAARGMAQAQGAQVRHLKLHGALANMASEDKAMARACYEAALSVDPEIIIMVLAGTAQQAAATELGCKAACEIFADRAYNDDATLVDRSQPGAVIHNAEVAAKRMVDMVSAGAIITESGKHIPTRIDTICLHGDTAEAVQIAQATRRALEADGVTLRAFEGAPL; this is encoded by the coding sequence ATGACCCGCACTGTCGACCTGAACGCAGACATGGGCGAAAGCTTTGGCGCATGGACCATGGGGGACGACCCTGCCCTGCTTGAAGTGGTGACTTCGGCCAACATCGCCTGCGGCATGCACGCGGGCGATTGGGATGTGATGGCTACGACGATGCGGGCCGCCAAGGCCAATAACGTCGGGATCGGCGCGCATCCGGGCTTTCCGGATTTGCAGGGGTTCGGACGGCGCCGGATGCATGTGCCGCTGGACAGTCTGGGCAATCTGGTTCGCTATCAACTGGGCGCGGCGCGAGGGATGGCACAAGCGCAGGGCGCACAGGTGCGGCACCTGAAGTTGCATGGCGCCTTGGCGAACATGGCCTCGGAAGACAAGGCCATGGCGCGGGCGTGTTATGAGGCGGCCCTGTCGGTCGATCCGGAGATCATCATCATGGTTCTGGCGGGCACGGCACAGCAAGCGGCGGCAACCGAACTTGGCTGCAAGGCCGCCTGCGAAATTTTTGCCGACCGCGCCTATAACGATGACGCCACCCTTGTTGACCGTAGCCAGCCGGGGGCGGTGATCCATAACGCCGAAGTGGCGGCAAAGCGCATGGTGGATATGGTCAGCGCCGGGGCGATCATCACCGAAAGTGGCAAGCACATCCCGACGCGGATCGACACGATCTGTTTGCACGGGGATACTGCCGAGGCGGTGCAGATCGCGCAGGCCACGCGCCGCGCCCTTGAGGCGGATGGCGTGACGCTTCGGGCCTTCGAGGGGGCGCCGCTCTGA
- a CDS encoding mechanosensitive ion channel family protein, with product MDSMGAYAPLVMNAVKALVVLIIGWMVAGIVSGLIRRKVNANPRIDDTLGNFIASIVKWAILLMVLVAVLGIFGIEATSLVAVLGAATLAIGLALQGTLSDLAAGFMLILFRPYKLGQYVDIGGTAGTVKDLNLFITELVTPDNVQIIVPNGQAWGSIITNFSHHDTRRVDMTFGIDYGDDADKAMGIILDLAKADARVHDDPAPWVRVTNLGDSSVDLTARIWCDAADYWDVKFEMTKAVKEAFDKSGVSIPYPHSVEIQKAG from the coding sequence ATGGATTCAATGGGTGCCTATGCACCCCTCGTAATGAACGCGGTCAAGGCGCTTGTCGTCCTGATCATCGGCTGGATGGTGGCCGGGATCGTCAGCGGGCTTATTCGCCGCAAGGTCAACGCAAACCCGAGAATCGACGACACGCTTGGAAATTTTATAGCGTCGATCGTGAAATGGGCCATTCTGCTCATGGTGCTGGTCGCGGTACTGGGCATTTTCGGAATCGAAGCCACCTCGCTGGTCGCGGTTCTGGGCGCGGCGACGCTGGCGATTGGTCTGGCGCTGCAAGGCACGCTTAGCGATCTGGCGGCAGGCTTTATGCTCATCCTGTTCCGGCCCTACAAACTGGGCCAATATGTCGATATCGGTGGCACGGCGGGCACGGTCAAAGATCTCAACCTCTTCATCACCGAATTGGTGACGCCCGACAATGTGCAGATCATTGTGCCGAATGGTCAGGCATGGGGTTCGATCATCACGAACTTTTCGCACCACGACACGCGGCGCGTGGATATGACCTTTGGCATCGACTATGGCGATGACGCCGACAAGGCCATGGGGATCATCCTTGATCTGGCCAAGGCCGACGCCCGCGTGCACGACGATCCGGCCCCATGGGTGCGTGTCACCAACCTTGGCGACAGCAGCGTCGATTTGACCGCGCGCATCTGGTGTGATGCCGCCGATTACTGGGACGTGAAGTTCGAGATGACCAAGGCCGTCAAGGAAGCCTTCGACAAATCGGGCGTTTCGATCCCCTATCCCCATTCGGTGGAAATTCAGAAAGCAGGTTAA
- the polA gene encoding DNA polymerase I — translation MSFGKGCHLHLIDGSAFIFRAYHALPPLTRKSDGLPIGAVAGFCNMLQRYIDGNSTGNDAPTHIAVIFDKGSHTFRNDLYDQYKANRDEMPEDLRPQIPLTRRATEAFNIACKEIEGFEADDIIATLSCQAREAGGRVTIVSSDKDLMQLVGDGVEMFDAMKNRRIDVEGVEEKFGVMPDKVVDVQALAGDSVDNVPGAPGIGIKTAALLINEYGSLEDLLDRAEEIKQPKRRETLIEKREQIELSKKLVQLDCDTPLDFTLDDLDLRDPDPDTLLGFLAEMEFRTLSKRIAETLGAEAPVIPDTNPAGADPVEEAPDWPAIDPEKYERVSDMKALEAWIERIKARGYVAVDTETTSLNEMQALLVGISLSVEPGQACYIPLGHRDGATDDLFNTDALADGQLPMEEALKALKPVLEDDAILKIGQNMKYDAKIFARHDIEVTPIDDTMLMSYALNSGIHGHGMDTLSERYLSHTPIPIKELLGTGKSAITFDRVPIDDAVKYAAEDADITLRLWMSFKPQLHQEKVTTVYETLERPLVPVLARMERNGIKVDRETLSHMSGKFAQKMAELEEAIHELAGRKFNVGSPKQLGEILFDEMGLEGGKKGKTGAYATGADVLEDLATEHDLPARVLDWRALSKLKSTYTDALQDHIDPDTGRVHTSYVQTGASTGRLASTDPNLQNIPVRSEEGRRIREAFVAEKGNRLVSLDYSQIELRILAHVADLPAMKQAFREGQDIHAMTASEMFDVPMDEMTPDIRRQAKAINFGVIYGISGFGLARNLRIPRKDAQGFIDRYFERFPGIKAYMDDTVGFAKEHGFVQTLFGRKIHTPEITAKGPRAGFAKRAAINAPIQGTAADVIRRAMIRMPEAIEGQPAKMLLQVHDELIFEVSEDGVDKLIDTAREVMEAAASPAVKIDVPLVVDAGKGDNWAEAH, via the coding sequence ATGTCTTTTGGGAAAGGGTGCCACCTGCATCTGATTGATGGTTCGGCGTTCATTTTCCGCGCCTATCATGCGCTGCCGCCCCTCACCCGGAAGTCCGATGGTCTGCCCATCGGGGCGGTCGCGGGCTTTTGCAACATGTTGCAGCGCTATATCGACGGCAACAGCACCGGCAACGATGCCCCCACCCATATCGCGGTGATCTTCGACAAGGGCAGCCACACTTTCCGCAACGATCTTTATGATCAATACAAGGCCAACCGGGATGAGATGCCCGAGGACCTGCGCCCCCAGATTCCGCTGACCCGCCGCGCGACCGAGGCGTTCAACATCGCCTGCAAGGAAATCGAAGGGTTTGAGGCCGACGACATCATCGCCACCCTGTCCTGTCAGGCGCGCGAGGCCGGAGGACGCGTGACCATCGTATCCTCGGATAAGGACCTCATGCAGCTTGTCGGCGACGGCGTGGAGATGTTCGACGCCATGAAAAACCGCCGCATCGACGTGGAAGGTGTGGAAGAGAAATTCGGCGTGATGCCCGACAAGGTCGTCGATGTACAGGCCCTCGCCGGGGACAGTGTCGATAACGTGCCCGGTGCGCCGGGGATCGGGATCAAGACCGCCGCGCTTCTGATCAATGAGTACGGCAGCCTTGAAGACCTGCTCGACCGGGCCGAGGAAATCAAGCAACCCAAACGCCGCGAGACCCTGATCGAGAAACGCGAGCAGATCGAACTGTCCAAGAAGCTGGTGCAGCTTGATTGCGACACCCCGCTTGATTTCACGCTGGACGATCTGGACCTGCGCGACCCTGATCCTGACACTCTTCTGGGGTTCCTCGCGGAAATGGAATTCCGCACGCTTTCGAAACGCATCGCCGAAACCCTCGGGGCCGAAGCGCCGGTCATTCCCGATACCAACCCCGCCGGGGCAGACCCGGTCGAGGAAGCCCCTGATTGGCCCGCCATCGACCCCGAAAAATACGAGCGTGTCTCGGACATGAAGGCCCTTGAGGCGTGGATTGAGCGCATCAAGGCGCGCGGTTATGTGGCTGTCGATACAGAGACCACTTCGCTCAATGAAATGCAGGCGCTTTTGGTGGGTATCTCGCTCAGCGTGGAACCTGGGCAGGCCTGTTACATCCCGCTCGGGCACCGCGACGGGGCAACGGATGACTTGTTCAACACCGATGCTCTGGCGGACGGGCAATTGCCGATGGAGGAGGCCCTCAAGGCGCTGAAACCGGTGCTTGAGGATGATGCCATCCTCAAGATCGGGCAGAACATGAAATACGATGCCAAGATCTTTGCCCGCCACGACATCGAGGTCACGCCGATCGACGATACCATGCTCATGTCCTATGCCCTGAATTCGGGCATCCATGGGCATGGGATGGATACCCTTTCCGAGCGTTACCTCAGCCACACACCCATTCCGATCAAGGAGCTTCTGGGCACCGGCAAATCCGCCATCACCTTTGATCGCGTGCCGATTGACGACGCGGTCAAATACGCCGCCGAAGATGCCGACATCACCCTGCGCCTCTGGATGAGCTTCAAACCGCAATTGCATCAAGAAAAGGTCACCACGGTCTACGAGACCCTCGAACGCCCGCTGGTGCCGGTCCTTGCCCGGATGGAGCGCAACGGCATCAAGGTGGATCGCGAAACCCTCTCGCACATGTCCGGCAAGTTCGCCCAGAAGATGGCCGAGCTGGAAGAGGCGATTCACGAACTGGCAGGCCGCAAGTTCAACGTCGGCTCGCCCAAGCAACTGGGTGAAATCCTGTTCGACGAGATGGGCCTTGAAGGCGGCAAGAAGGGCAAGACCGGGGCCTATGCCACCGGGGCCGATGTCTTGGAGGATTTGGCCACCGAACACGACCTGCCCGCGCGGGTGCTGGATTGGCGAGCACTGTCGAAACTGAAATCCACCTATACCGACGCACTTCAGGATCATATCGACCCCGATACGGGCCGCGTGCATACATCCTATGTGCAGACCGGGGCCAGCACTGGCCGTTTGGCCTCAACCGACCCGAACCTGCAAAACATCCCCGTCCGCTCCGAGGAAGGTCGCCGCATCCGCGAGGCTTTCGTCGCGGAGAAGGGCAACCGCCTTGTCAGCCTTGACTATTCACAGATCGAATTGCGCATTCTGGCCCATGTGGCGGACCTGCCCGCTATGAAGCAAGCGTTCCGCGAGGGCCAAGACATCCACGCGATGACTGCCTCTGAAATGTTCGACGTGCCGATGGACGAAATGACCCCGGATATCCGCCGACAGGCCAAGGCCATCAACTTCGGTGTGATCTACGGCATCTCCGGCTTTGGTCTTGCCCGCAACCTGCGTATTCCTCGCAAAGACGCGCAGGGTTTCATCGACCGCTATTTCGAGCGCTTCCCCGGCATCAAGGCCTATATGGACGACACCGTGGGGTTCGCCAAGGAACACGGCTTTGTCCAAACCCTCTTTGGCCGCAAAATCCACACGCCCGAGATCACGGCGAAAGGCCCGCGCGCGGGCTTTGCCAAGCGCGCGGCGATCAACGCGCCCATCCAAGGCACCGCCGCCGATGTCATTCGCCGTGCCATGATCCGCATGCCCGAGGCCATCGAGGGCCAGCCCGCCAAGATGCTTTTGCAGGTGCATGACGAATTGATTTTCGAGGTCTCCGAGGACGGAGTCGATAAACTGATCGACACCGCCCGCGAAGTGATGGAAGCCGCTGCAAGTCCGGCGGTCAAGATCGACGTGCCGCTTGTGGTGGACGCAGGCAAGGGCGACAACTGGGCCGAGGCCCATTAA
- a CDS encoding ABC transporter ATP-binding protein, translating to MGQNAIEIRGLRKTYAASKGAPDKEALKGVDLDIPQGSVFGLLGPNGAGKSTLINILAGLVVKTAGQVTIWGFDQDVNPRQSRASIGVMPQELNLDPFFTPRGALEVQAGLYGVPKSQRHSDEILRLVGLEDKAEAYARTLSGGMRRRLLLAKALVHTPHVLVLDEPTAGVDIELRQMLWENVRRLNREGMTVILTTHYLEEAEEMCDEIAIINQGDLVARDSTVNLLSRLDGKCMVIQPDETPKTLPKAPGVEVETRPDGSLALSYQSRETSAEQVLEAVRGAGIRIRDVKTEQADLQDVFLELTRSR from the coding sequence ATGGGCCAGAACGCCATCGAAATACGCGGCTTGCGCAAGACCTATGCCGCAAGCAAGGGCGCACCGGACAAGGAGGCGCTGAAAGGCGTTGATCTGGATATCCCGCAAGGGTCGGTTTTCGGGCTGCTCGGGCCGAATGGCGCGGGCAAGTCGACCTTGATCAATATCCTCGCGGGGTTGGTGGTGAAAACTGCCGGGCAAGTGACGATCTGGGGCTTTGATCAGGATGTTAACCCGCGCCAGAGCCGCGCCTCGATCGGGGTGATGCCACAGGAATTGAACCTTGATCCCTTCTTTACCCCGCGCGGGGCATTGGAAGTGCAGGCGGGGCTTTACGGCGTGCCGAAAAGCCAGCGGCACAGCGACGAGATTTTGCGCCTCGTCGGGCTAGAGGACAAGGCTGAGGCCTATGCCCGGACGCTTTCGGGCGGCATGCGGCGGCGGCTGTTGCTGGCCAAGGCGCTTGTGCATACGCCACATGTTCTGGTGCTGGATGAACCGACGGCGGGCGTGGATATCGAGTTGCGCCAGATGTTGTGGGAAAACGTGCGCCGGTTGAACCGCGAGGGCATGACCGTGATCCTGACCACCCATTACCTCGAAGAAGCCGAGGAGATGTGTGACGAGATCGCGATTATCAACCAAGGCGATCTGGTGGCGCGGGACAGCACCGTGAACCTGCTCAGCCGTCTGGACGGCAAATGCATGGTGATCCAGCCCGATGAGACCCCCAAGACGCTGCCCAAAGCACCGGGGGTCGAGGTGGAAACCCGGCCCGATGGCTCGCTGGCGCTTAGCTATCAATCGCGCGAAACCTCGGCCGAACAGGTATTGGAGGCGGTGCGCGGTGCGGGTATCCGTATTCGTGACGTGAAAACCGAACAAGCCGATTTGCAGGATGTGTTCCTTGAACTGACCCGTTCGCGGTAG
- a CDS encoding biotin-dependent carboxyltransferase family protein, producing MTRALIVHRAGPGVTVQDMGRPGYLGFGLSRGGAVDRLALAEGAALLAQDSSLAALEMAGMGGEFEAGEDMRIALTGAPMRAAIDGQRIAWNASHDLPQGARLIIGGVEAGSYGYLHVGGGIATAEALNARAVHLAAGLGRAVAEGDALPVGKDAGHGTGQCLSVDTRFDGGEVRVVPSLQTDFFGPEQIERFEAAEFHRDTRGSRMGVRLTGAEGFHSDAGLSVLSEVVVPGDIQITGDGTPFVLLSECQTTGGYPRLCTVLPCDLPRVVQAPPGASLRFRFVTLDESVEAEARARKHRDTLRAQRQPLVRNPHDIRDLLAYQLISGVTAGQDT from the coding sequence ATGACCCGCGCCCTTATCGTCCATCGTGCCGGCCCCGGCGTGACCGTGCAGGACATGGGGCGGCCCGGATACCTTGGGTTCGGCCTGTCGCGCGGTGGTGCGGTGGATCGGCTGGCCCTCGCCGAGGGGGCGGCGCTTTTGGCACAAGACAGCAGCCTTGCCGCGCTTGAGATGGCAGGCATGGGCGGGGAGTTCGAGGCCGGCGAGGACATGCGCATCGCCCTGACCGGGGCGCCCATGCGCGCGGCCATTGACGGGCAGCGTATCGCGTGGAACGCCAGCCATGACCTACCACAGGGCGCGCGACTGATCATTGGCGGGGTCGAGGCGGGCAGCTATGGCTATCTGCATGTCGGTGGCGGGATTGCGACGGCGGAAGCCCTCAACGCGCGGGCGGTGCATCTGGCGGCGGGTTTGGGCCGTGCCGTGGCCGAAGGGGATGCCCTGCCCGTGGGCAAGGACGCGGGCCATGGCACAGGTCAGTGTCTGAGTGTGGATACACGCTTTGACGGAGGCGAGGTGCGCGTCGTGCCCAGCCTGCAAACCGATTTCTTCGGACCCGAGCAGATTGAACGGTTCGAGGCCGCCGAGTTTCACCGCGACACCCGGGGGAGCCGCATGGGCGTCCGCCTGACCGGGGCCGAGGGGTTTCACAGCGATGCTGGGTTGAGCGTGCTGTCCGAAGTCGTGGTGCCCGGCGATATCCAGATCACCGGGGATGGCACGCCCTTTGTCCTGCTGAGCGAATGCCAGACGACGGGCGGCTACCCCCGCCTTTGCACGGTGCTGCCCTGTGACCTGCCCCGCGTGGTCCAGGCCCCGCCGGGGGCAAGCCTACGATTTCGCTTTGTCACACTTGACGAATCCGTCGAGGCCGAGGCCCGCGCGCGCAAGCACCGCGACACGCTTCGCGCACAACGCCAGCCCTTGGTGCGTAATCCGCACGACATACGCGATTTGCTGGCCTATCAACTGATCAGCGGTGTGACCGCTGGCCAAGACACCTGA